The genomic stretch AGCTGGCGCAAATCACGCGGCGGGAGTTCTTACCCCACCAGCATAGGGGGCATAATAGACTCATTCCACGCTGCACGGGGATATATTCTCAAGGGGGCAAATCTGCCGCAGATCCGGCATCCTTGCCCGCCCCGCGGCATAAGGTGCGCGCCGCATCCACACTCACCCTTCGGCGCGCCACAGGCACAGCTCATGACCAAGCATCACGGCATGCCAATATATGAAACCAAAGTAACCCTTCGATGATTGGGCGCACGCCTGCGCGTAGAATCTATAGATGCATCACAACGGAAGGTAAAGACATGCCCGAATTACGCTCACGCACCTCAACTCACGGTCGCAATATGGCGGGTGCCCGCGCTCTATGGCGCGCAACCGGCATGGGTGATGATGATTTCGGCAAACCGATTATTGCGATTGCCAACTCTTACACCCAGTTCGTACCCGGTCACGTGCACCTGAAAAATATGGGCGACTTGGTGGCTGGCGCTATTCGTGAGGCTGGCGGCGTGGCGAAAGAATTCAACACCATTGCGGTTGATGACGGCATTGCGATGGGCCACGACGGCATGCTCTATTCCCTGCCCTCACGCGACCTCATTGCCGACTCGGTCGAATACATGGTGAACGCTCACCGCGCGGATGCGCTCGTATGTATCTCGAACTGCGACAAGATCACCCCCGGTATGCTCTTGGCGGCGATGCGCCTGAATATCCCCACAATTTTCGTTTCGGGCGGCCCTATGGAATCCGGCGAGGGCGTTGAAGGCGTTGTGGAGCACCGCCTGGATCTGGTGGATGCGATGGTCATGGCGGTGGACGATTCCGTGAGCGATACCGCGCTCGCCCAGATTGAGAAGAACGCCTGCCCCACGTGTGGTTCATGCGCGGGCATGTTTACCGCAAACTCCATGAACTGCCTGAACGAGGCGATCGGTCTGGCACTGCCCGGCAACGGTACCACGCTTGCGACCCAGATCGCGCGTAAAGAGCTGTTTTTGCAGGCGGGTAAGCGCATTGTTGGCCTGGCGAAGCGCTACTACGAGCAGGATGACGAGTCCGTTCTGCCCCGTTCAATCGCCACCAAGGAAGCCTTCGAGAACGCTATGGCGCTGGATGTGGCCATGGGCGGTTCCACCAATACCGTGCTGCACTCCCTGGCTATTGCGCATGAGGCCGGCGCTGACTTCACGCTGGACGATATCGACCGTATTTCGCGTAAGGTGCCCTGTCTGGCGAAGGTTGCACCGAACTCTACGAAGTATCACATTGAGCATGTGCACCGTGCGGGCGGTATCCCCGCGCTGCTGGGCGAGCTGAACCGTGCCGGGCTGCTGCACAAGAACGTTCATTCTGTTCATGCGGATTCGCTGGATGAATGGCTTGCCGAATGGGATATCCGTTCCGGTACCGCGAGCGAGCAGGCTCAAGAACTGTTTCTTGCCGCACCCGGCGGGGTGCGTACCACGCAGGCGTTCTCGACCGCGAACAAGTACGAGTCACATGAGACGGACGCCGAAAACGGGTGCATTCGCGCTGTGGAGCATGCTTACACGAAAGACGGCGGTCTGGCGGTTTTGCGCGGCAATATCGCCCAGAACGGTGCGATCATCAAGTCCGCCGGTATTGATGAAGAACTTTTCCACTTCGTGGGTAAGGCATTTGTGGTTGAGTCGCAGGATGAAGCCGTGTTTGAGATTCTGTCGAAGCACGTGAAACCCGGCGATATTGTGGTGATTCAGTATGAGGGCCCGAAGGGCGGCCCCGGCATGCAGGAGATGCTGTACCCCACCTCATACCTGAAAGGCCTGGGTCTGGGCAAAAGCTGCGCGCTCATTACCGACGGGCGTTTCTCGGGCGGTACCTCAGGCATTTCGATTGGCCACGTTTCGCCGGAGGCTGCCGCCGGTGGCGCTATCGGCCTGCTGGAAACCGGCGACGAGATCGAGATTGACGTGCACAACCGCATCCTGCGGGCGAATGTGCCGGACGAGGTTTTGGAGGCGCGGCGCAAGGCGAAGGGCGCCCTCCCGTGGAAGCCCACTAAGCCGCGCGAACGTCAGGTCTCGAACGCGCTGAAGGTTTATGGGATGCTGGCCGCCTCTGCCGATAAGGGCGGGGTGCGCATCCTCCCGGAGGGAATCTAGTCGCCTATTGACCGAACATAAAAAGAGCCTTTATTTGAATAAAGCGGCGAAAAACCCTCTTTATTCAAATAAAGGCTCTTTTTAGCAGAGGAGAACAGGGAGAGCAGGCGCTACATCTCGAAGATGCGCACGTCCAGCTCTGCGGCGAGCAGCGGCTCCCAGGTTTTCACAGCGGTGCCGAAATGCTCAGTCGCCATATGCGCTTCGAGTGCCTGTTGTGATTCCCAACGCTCAATGAATGCGAAGGCGCGCGGTTCACCCGCAGGGGTCTCACCGGTGGCGGGGCCGAAATCGTAGCTGATATTGCCCGCATCCTTGCGCGATGCCTCGACGAGGGCGGGGACGGATGCCAGGAATTCTTCAACGTGCTCGGGCTTGACCGAAACACCTGCATAAACACCAATCATGGGGCGCTCCTTACTCAAGGTTAGATATACCGGATAACTCCAACCCTACACCGTCGCACAGATGCGCGCCAGAGCGGGGCAGAACCTCTCATTCACCGCGCATAATTCCCGCCAAGAAACGGTTTTAGCTCCCCTTTTTAAGGTTCTTCGCTGACTGTAAAATAACCTGTTCAACGTTTGCGCACAGACACCGGCGGGCATATAAAAGATAGTGGAACAATTCCTCACTACACGAAAGAAGGAGACTATGCGGCAAGGGGGTGTACACACGTGGGATTCTCACCGGCTCATATTAAACGGTGCACCCTAACCTGGGAGGCGCCTGACTACAGCACCTCATACCCGGCGGGCTATACAACTCGGGGCGTGGCTGTGATTGCAGTTGCCGAATACACCCGTAAGACCAAGGGGTACTGTTACAGCACCCTCACGGCTCTTGTCTATATTTCGCGTGAAAACGGTGAGCGCATCGTCATCAACCAGGAGCCGGTGGTTGAATCGTGTATGCATTCGCTTCTTGACCCGTGCGATGTGGTGCACCCGAAGACTTTGGGGCGTATTGTGCTTAATGCCTGGGATGTTATTCCTTCGGACTATACGCACCATCTGGTGACGGTTGCCGCCGACCGGCACGATTTAAAGCTTCTTTTTCGTAATTGTGAGCAGCTTAAGAAGGCGATGGAGTACCGGGCGTTTGAGAAGGTGCTTGACCCGTACGATAACCATTCGCTGGGTGAGGTTCATGTGCGTCTTGCCGGTACGGATGCCGCCGAGACGATGCGCTATTTTCAGGATCGTGCCGAGCAGCTGACCGAACAGATGATCGCTGATACGCTGGCAGAGGTTCCCGAAAATCAGCTCGTGGACTATAACGTGTTCACCGATTGTTCCTTTCGCGCCACCCACAATAAGAAGTATTTGCGCGGTGGGCGCATGGGCATTGCCGGGGTGAGCGAGGACGGCTTCTATTTTCACACCCATTATGATGCCGTGAATATTATGACCGGTGAGCTTTCGGCGATGCTCGCGGCGTTTCACGTGTTTTATCATGGCGGTCGCCGCCTGATTATTAACACTGATTCCTTGGGCGCGCTGACCTTTCTTCTGCGGCTGGCGCACAGCCGTTGGGCTTTCGATTATTGGGTGCGTGAGGGCGTGCAGGATGCCCGGGTTATCGCCGAGATGGAGCAGCTGACCGCGGCTATTCGGGCGCATCGGGTGATTGTGAAGCATGTGCCGGGCCATACCGGGCACGGTCTGCAGGAGAGCAGCGATTCGGTGTCGAAGATGCACCGCCATTTTCCGGGGCAGATCGTGGATAAGCGGCATACGGTTGAGTTCAACCGCCGGTGCGAGTCGATTATCACGGCTCTGTCGGGGTGCAAGAAGGCCGTGCGGCTGCCCAGTCCGGAGTGGCTGCAGATTAAACCCTCGGCGATACACACGGGAAATCGCATGTGGCGATAGGCTATATACTATATTTTTGGGTAGAAATGGACGACGCGCGATGCGTCCGCGACGGGTGCGGGCGATCGTGCGTTTTCTGCATTCGCGGGGAAAACATCGCGGATATGGCGAATCGGTATAAAACCCCATGTCAGCTGGTCTTTCAGAGGTGGCAGAAGGTGCACTTGCACACGGTCATCACCACAGCCGCAGGTACCGCTTCGAGAGTGCGGTCATGCCGAACTCCCTCATGTTACGGGCGTTTCCAGACCACGTTTTACAGGAGCGATGACCAGAGTCGGCAGATATTTTCGGTGACTTTAATGCGCTGCGGGCGTGAGGACCACGGGCCATAACGCAGCTCCGTGCAGATACTTTCGTAGGTTCGCGCAACGTCGGCGAGCGCATCCACCATAGCGGGGTCTGCGATAAAGGTTGATACTTCGAGGTTGAGCGAGAACGAGCGGGGGTCCATATTTGATGAGCCGATAAACGCCATTTCGTCGTCCACGTACATGAACTTGGAATGCAGCACTGTGGGGCTGGGGTATTGCAGAATGCGCACCCCGGACTGCAGCAGCGTCTCGTAGTAGGAGCGCTGCGCCATATTAGGGAGGAACTGGTCGCCTTTCTCGCAGACGATCACGGTGGTTTCGATGCCCGAGAACGCTGCGTTGGTGAGTGCCTGCAGCAGGGTTTCGTCGGGTACAAAGTAGGGTGAGCAGATGGTGATGCGTTTTTCTGCGTTGTAGATCATGTAGTTGATTAGACGCAGGTTGTTTTCCGTCTCAAACCCGGGGCCGGAGGGAACTACTTGGGCGCGCATCGAGCCTGGAACGTAGGGGATTTTCGCCTCAATTTCTTCGAGGATCAGCTGGTTTGTTTCGGAGTACCAGTCGGAGACGAACACGGCGTTGAGTTCTTCGACGATGGGACCGGTGCACGAGAAGGTGAGGTCTTTCCATTCCAGACCTTTACGCACGTTTTCTTTGAGGTCGTAAGAGCGGTGGATGGCGTTTTGCGAGCCCGAGAACGCCACTGCGCCGTCGATCACGAGGACTTTACGGTGATTGCGCAGGTCGGGGCGCTGCCATTGTAGTCGCCAGGGTTTGATGGGCAGCATCAGGCGCCATTCGATACCCGATTCGTTGAGCATTTTTGTCAGCTGCCGGTATGAGGGGTATTTGCGCGAGCCGATATGGTCGATGAGCACGCGCACCCGCACGCCACGTTTTTGGGCGGCGAAGAGAGCATCCCAGAGCACTTTGGAGGCTTCGTCGTATGCGGTGATGTAGAACTCGAAGTGAACGTACCGCTGGGCTTTGTTGACTTCCTGCGCCATGATGCGCATGGCTTCGTG from Rothia dentocariosa ATCC 17931 encodes the following:
- the ilvD gene encoding dihydroxy-acid dehydratase, with translation MPELRSRTSTHGRNMAGARALWRATGMGDDDFGKPIIAIANSYTQFVPGHVHLKNMGDLVAGAIREAGGVAKEFNTIAVDDGIAMGHDGMLYSLPSRDLIADSVEYMVNAHRADALVCISNCDKITPGMLLAAMRLNIPTIFVSGGPMESGEGVEGVVEHRLDLVDAMVMAVDDSVSDTALAQIEKNACPTCGSCAGMFTANSMNCLNEAIGLALPGNGTTLATQIARKELFLQAGKRIVGLAKRYYEQDDESVLPRSIATKEAFENAMALDVAMGGSTNTVLHSLAIAHEAGADFTLDDIDRISRKVPCLAKVAPNSTKYHIEHVHRAGGIPALLGELNRAGLLHKNVHSVHADSLDEWLAEWDIRSGTASEQAQELFLAAPGGVRTTQAFSTANKYESHETDAENGCIRAVEHAYTKDGGLAVLRGNIAQNGAIIKSAGIDEELFHFVGKAFVVESQDEAVFEILSKHVKPGDIVVIQYEGPKGGPGMQEMLYPTSYLKGLGLGKSCALITDGRFSGGTSGISIGHVSPEAAAGGAIGLLETGDEIEIDVHNRILRANVPDEVLEARRKAKGALPWKPTKPRERQVSNALKVYGMLAASADKGGVRILPEGI
- a CDS encoding putative quinol monooxygenase; the protein is MIGVYAGVSVKPEHVEEFLASVPALVEASRKDAGNISYDFGPATGETPAGEPRAFAFIERWESQQALEAHMATEHFGTAVKTWEPLLAAELDVRIFEM
- a CDS encoding RNase H family protein — translated: MGFSPAHIKRCTLTWEAPDYSTSYPAGYTTRGVAVIAVAEYTRKTKGYCYSTLTALVYISRENGERIVINQEPVVESCMHSLLDPCDVVHPKTLGRIVLNAWDVIPSDYTHHLVTVAADRHDLKLLFRNCEQLKKAMEYRAFEKVLDPYDNHSLGEVHVRLAGTDAAETMRYFQDRAEQLTEQMIADTLAEVPENQLVDYNVFTDCSFRATHNKKYLRGGRMGIAGVSEDGFYFHTHYDAVNIMTGELSAMLAAFHVFYHGGRRLIINTDSLGALTFLLRLAHSRWAFDYWVREGVQDARVIAEMEQLTAAIRAHRVIVKHVPGHTGHGLQESSDSVSKMHRHFPGQIVDKRHTVEFNRRCESIITALSGCKKAVRLPSPEWLQIKPSAIHTGNRMWR
- the cls gene encoding cardiolipin synthase → MNFFSPGYLDFLPDWLRIILFFADLSIRVLSLFWLPYNRKPVVALGWLMAIFFIPFIGFLAFLIFGSSHLPQYRRARQHAMNDLIRETTGGTPQLTDSDGLNEATLVASQLNYKLGSLPLVGGNSFTLHNDNHEAMRIMAQEVNKAQRYVHFEFYITAYDEASKVLWDALFAAQKRGVRVRVLIDHIGSRKYPSYRQLTKMLNESGIEWRLMLPIKPWRLQWQRPDLRNHRKVLVIDGAVAFSGSQNAIHRSYDLKENVRKGLEWKDLTFSCTGPIVEELNAVFVSDWYSETNQLILEEIEAKIPYVPGSMRAQVVPSGPGFETENNLRLINYMIYNAEKRITICSPYFVPDETLLQALTNAAFSGIETTVIVCEKGDQFLPNMAQRSYYETLLQSGVRILQYPSPTVLHSKFMYVDDEMAFIGSSNMDPRSFSLNLEVSTFIADPAMVDALADVARTYESICTELRYGPWSSRPQRIKVTENICRLWSSLL